In Thermomicrobiales bacterium, the following proteins share a genomic window:
- a CDS encoding ClbS/DfsB family four-helix bundle protein, protein MAQTSASDAVSSSWQALMDALDGIPEERMGERGAAGDWSVKDLLGHIAYWESRAVAHLNSQVSNEPQQDVYGDVDFEAINQEQHALRESQALSDARAEMVQTHEQLVALLARLPDVSLEDIEGNTFGHYAEHTQDILAWRERSGI, encoded by the coding sequence GTGGCACAGACGAGTGCAAGCGACGCTGTTTCTTCGAGCTGGCAAGCACTGATGGATGCGCTGGATGGGATACCGGAAGAGCGCATGGGCGAACGCGGCGCGGCCGGCGACTGGTCGGTCAAGGATCTGCTCGGGCATATCGCCTATTGGGAGAGTCGGGCCGTCGCGCACCTGAACAGCCAGGTGAGCAATGAGCCTCAGCAGGATGTCTACGGCGATGTCGACTTTGAAGCGATCAATCAGGAGCAGCACGCGCTGCGGGAGAGCCAGGCGCTGAGTGACGCTCGCGCGGAGATGGTGCAGACGCACGAACAACTCGTCGCGCTGCTCGCCCGGCTGCCTGACGTGTCGCTGGAGGACATCGAGGGCAACACGTTCGGCCACTACGCCGAGCACACGCAGGACATCCTGGCCTGGCGCGAGCGGTCCGGTATCTAA
- a CDS encoding ABATE domain-containing protein, which translates to MADEGSATTQQFAFIGGALCLDFSNTADWHASATPTEMLPDYDALLVWAVEAGILSADDTTRLRVRAVAEPEEAAAVMRRAVALREVIYRLFSRIAAGNEVVPADLATLNDQLAITLPFRMLTHEANGFTWSWRSAGLDAPLMLITASAADLLTSPTLDRVRECDGHPCGWLFIDTSRNRSRRWCSMESCGNRAKARRHYQRSRGAATEGI; encoded by the coding sequence ATGGCGGATGAGGGTTCGGCAACAACGCAGCAGTTTGCGTTCATCGGTGGGGCGTTATGCCTCGATTTCTCCAACACGGCGGACTGGCACGCCAGCGCGACGCCGACCGAGATGCTGCCGGACTATGACGCTCTTCTCGTCTGGGCCGTTGAAGCCGGCATCCTCAGCGCAGACGACACGACCCGCCTTCGCGTGCGCGCTGTGGCCGAGCCGGAAGAGGCGGCGGCGGTCATGCGCCGGGCAGTTGCGCTGCGCGAGGTGATCTATCGGTTGTTCTCTCGGATTGCTGCTGGGAACGAGGTCGTCCCTGCCGACCTGGCGACATTGAATGACCAGCTTGCGATCACCCTCCCCTTCCGCATGCTGACACACGAGGCTAATGGGTTCACCTGGAGCTGGCGGAGCGCAGGACTCGACGCGCCACTCATGCTGATTACCGCCTCAGCCGCCGATCTGCTAACCTCCCCGACGCTCGATCGGGTTCGCGAATGCGATGGGCACCCGTGCGGCTGGCTGTTCATCGACACCAGCCGCAATCGCAGCCGCCGCTGGTGCAGTATGGAATCCTGCGGCAACCGCGCCAAGGCACGTCGGCACTATCAACGCTCGCGCGGAGCCGCTACCGAGGGCATCTGA
- a CDS encoding response regulator produces the protein MAEPSLVVVVDDDQTLAGLITEVLEYAGFDSLVFDDPEIAVGQISGIRPAVVLLDVCISWRERGWDAIVQLCDNPLTSSIPLVVCTADDGFLREHAADLVDRGIPCLPKPFEIDNLIDVVAGAAHWKSGDSALCERTL, from the coding sequence ATGGCTGAACCCTCTCTGGTTGTGGTCGTTGATGACGATCAGACACTGGCCGGCCTGATCACTGAAGTGCTGGAGTACGCCGGATTCGATAGTCTTGTGTTTGATGACCCCGAAATTGCGGTGGGCCAGATCTCCGGTATCCGTCCCGCCGTCGTGTTGCTCGATGTCTGCATCAGTTGGCGTGAGCGCGGCTGGGATGCGATCGTGCAGCTCTGCGACAACCCGCTGACGTCCAGCATCCCGCTCGTCGTCTGCACGGCGGACGACGGCTTTCTGCGTGAGCACGCCGCCGATCTCGTCGACCGGGGCATCCCCTGTCTCCCCAAGCCGTTCGAGATCGACAATCTCATCGATGTCGTCGCCGGTGCTGCGCATTGGAAATCCGGCGACTCCGCCCTCTGCGAGCGCACGCTGTGA
- a CDS encoding class I SAM-dependent methyltransferase, producing MTEPVDVVRRGYDRIAEEYLRSRGADDPDIRLVRELIAQIDPGSRVLDAGCGAGWPISAMLAESFVVSGIDLSAGQLRLATMNVPDAGFAAADLRALPFIDATFAGIVSAYALIHVPRQDHSTVLAEMRRVLQPGGLLLLTMGASDLHDDIDDDYLGTGVAMYWSHFGRDENLRLVERAGLEILREELIVENEGFGGGAHLFVLARRPEEDG from the coding sequence GTGACCGAGCCTGTTGACGTTGTGCGCCGGGGCTACGACCGCATTGCCGAGGAGTATCTGCGCTCGCGCGGGGCTGATGACCCGGACATCCGGCTTGTCCGGGAGCTCATTGCGCAGATCGATCCGGGTAGCCGCGTGCTGGACGCCGGCTGCGGGGCCGGCTGGCCGATCTCAGCGATGCTGGCCGAATCCTTCGTCGTCAGCGGCATCGATCTCTCGGCCGGACAACTGCGGCTGGCGACCATGAACGTGCCGGATGCAGGCTTCGCGGCTGCCGATCTGCGGGCGCTCCCGTTCATCGACGCGACCTTCGCCGGCATTGTCTCGGCCTATGCGCTCATCCACGTGCCACGGCAGGACCACAGCACCGTGCTGGCCGAGATGCGGCGCGTTCTCCAGCCCGGCGGGTTGCTGCTGCTGACGATGGGTGCGTCCGATCTGCACGACGACATCGACGACGACTACCTGGGAACCGGCGTCGCGATGTACTGGAGCCATTTCGGGCGCGACGAGAACCTGCGGCTGGTTGAACGCGCCGGTCTGGAGATCTTGCGCGAGGAGCTGATCGTCGAGAACGAGGGCTTCGGCGGCGGCGCGCATCTGTTTGTGCTAGCGCGCCGCCCCGAAGAGGATGGCTGA